DNA from Candidatus Methylomirabilota bacterium:
CACTCCGGCCCGGGTGCTGGCCAGCGGGGCGACGGACTTCTTGCGCAAGTACGCCGCCGACGCGGAGGCTTCGCTCGCCGTGCCCTTCACAGGCATCACCACCGACGGCACGGTCGTCCCCGGCCTCTTCGCCCTCGCAAAGACCGGGGTGTCGACGCGTCCCATCCAGGATGCGGCCGAGGCGTTCGTCGCCTCGCTCGAGCCCGGGCAGCGGGCGCGCACGCTGTTCCCGGTGGACAGCGAGGTATGGCGACAGTGGAGCAACATCCATCCGTGGATCATGCGGCACGGCGTCTGTCTCGACGAGCTGAGCCCGAGCCAGCGGAGCCGGGCGCTGGCCGTCATGCAGGCGAGCCTGAGCGGGCGCGGCTACGACACGGCCCGCGACGTGATGAAGCTCAACGAGACGATCCGGGAGATCACCGGCAAGGACGACGAGTACGGGGAGTGGCTCTACTGGCTGTCGATCCTGGGGACGCCGTCGGCGACCGAGCCGTGGGGATGGCAGCTCGACGGCCATCACCTCATCGTCAACTGCTTCGTCCTGGGCGACCAGATCGTCCTGACCCCCATGTTCATGGGCTCGGAGCCGGTGGCGGCGGAGAGCGGCAAGTACGCCGGCACCCGGGTGTTCGCCGCCGAGGAACGGGACGGCCTGACCCTGGCGCGCTCGCTCAGCCCCACGCAGCTGGACAAGACGATCCTGGCCCGGGAGCTTCCCGGGGAGCTGTTCACCGCGGCCTTCCGCGACAACTTCGAGCTACGCTACGAGGGCATCGCCTACGGCCAGCTCGGCGACGG
Protein-coding regions in this window:
- a CDS encoding DUF3500 domain-containing protein, giving the protein MASGVSGFTVRRRPPTPARVLASGATDFLRKYAADAEASLAVPFTGITTDGTVVPGLFALAKTGVSTRPIQDAAEAFVASLEPGQRARTLFPVDSEVWRQWSNIHPWIMRHGVCLDELSPSQRSRALAVMQASLSGRGYDTARDVMKLNETIREITGKDDEYGEWLYWLSILGTPSATEPWGWQLDGHHLIVNCFVLGDQIVLTPMFMGSEPVAAESGKYAGTRVFAAEERDGLTLARSLSPTQLDKTILARELPGELFTAAFRDNFELRYEGIAYGQLGDGQQRLLLDLIDTYLGRVRPGHATIRTDEVKRHLGQTYFAWIGGIEEHAVFYYRVHSPVLLIEFDHQRGIAFDNDEPTRNHIHTVVRTPNGNDYGRDLLRQHHAAFDHTRPDHRHGH